The Lacipirellula parvula genome window below encodes:
- a CDS encoding DUF3467 domain-containing protein — MSEEKKPEAVQEGQRVQVEDKHAVTSYANFCRVTGTPEELIIDFGLNAQPFGVPQEAVVITQRLVTNYFTAKRLLHALHLSVQRHEQAFGVLETDVNKRVVNRPAQG, encoded by the coding sequence ATGTCCGAAGAAAAGAAGCCCGAAGCCGTGCAAGAAGGCCAACGCGTGCAGGTTGAAGACAAGCACGCCGTCACCTCCTACGCCAACTTCTGCCGCGTCACCGGCACGCCGGAAGAGCTGATCATTGACTTCGGCCTGAACGCCCAGCCGTTCGGCGTCCCGCAGGAAGCCGTCGTCATCACCCAGCGGCTGGTCACGAACTACTTCACCGCCAAGCGCTTGCTGCACGCGTTGCACCTGTCGGTCCAACGTCACGAACAAGCCTTCGGCGTGCTTGAAACCGACGTCAACAAGCGCGTCGTGAACCGCCCCGCCCAGGGCTAG
- a CDS encoding GxxExxY protein, with the protein MIQPIPASTEEAVSRFLDAAFAVHRELGLGLLESVYEACICHELQLSGVRVQRQAALPVVYRGMQIESGLRIDLIVEDEVIVELKAIEALLPIHEAQLLTYLKISKRRVGLLVNFNVSLLKQGIKRIAL; encoded by the coding sequence ATGATTCAACCAATTCCGGCGTCGACGGAAGAGGCGGTTTCTCGATTTCTGGATGCGGCCTTCGCTGTCCATCGTGAGTTGGGGCTAGGGTTGCTGGAGTCTGTGTACGAAGCATGTATTTGCCATGAGCTCCAACTTTCGGGAGTTCGGGTTCAGCGGCAAGCAGCGTTACCGGTTGTTTACCGCGGGATGCAAATTGAATCTGGCCTGCGGATTGATTTGATTGTGGAAGACGAGGTCATCGTCGAACTGAAAGCAATTGAAGCCCTACTGCCAATTCACGAAGCTCAGTTACTCACTTACTTGAAAATATCTAAGAGGCGCGTCGGACTGTTGGTTAATTTCAACGTGTCGTTGCTGAAGCAGGGCATCAAACGCATTGCCCTCTAG
- the truB gene encoding tRNA pseudouridine(55) synthase TruB, whose protein sequence is MFGVININKPQGWSSRATLARVERLLRPVKVGHAGTLDPLAEGVLVACLGPATRLIDRVQRMPKEYDATFLLGRRSPSDDVDSDVELLAAPPQPTRAEIEALLPQFTGVIEQRPPAFSAVKIEGQRAYKLARKGREVETSLRKVEVYEISLGRYEYPEFELAICCSSGTYVRSIGRDLAALLGTAAVMSALVRTAVGPFRVADAMNPRAPDLERLQQHLQSPLAAVPDLSLLTLTARQVFDVQHGGLIKVDLLPPELQAYVACDEGLIAGVDEGGELITLLKEVRPGLLRPSPNFLQPA, encoded by the coding sequence ATGTTTGGCGTCATCAACATCAACAAACCGCAGGGGTGGAGCTCGCGCGCGACGCTCGCGCGGGTCGAACGGCTGCTGCGGCCGGTGAAGGTGGGGCATGCGGGAACGCTCGATCCGCTGGCCGAAGGAGTGCTCGTGGCCTGCCTCGGTCCGGCGACGCGGCTGATCGACCGTGTGCAGCGGATGCCGAAGGAGTATGACGCCACCTTTTTGTTGGGGCGTCGCAGCCCCAGCGACGACGTCGACAGCGATGTGGAATTGCTTGCCGCTCCGCCACAGCCGACGCGGGCGGAGATCGAGGCGCTGCTTCCGCAATTCACTGGCGTGATCGAGCAACGGCCGCCGGCGTTCTCGGCGGTGAAGATCGAGGGGCAGCGTGCGTACAAGCTGGCCCGGAAGGGGAGGGAAGTCGAGACCTCGCTGCGAAAGGTCGAGGTCTACGAGATCTCGCTCGGCCGCTATGAGTACCCGGAATTCGAGTTGGCGATCTGCTGCAGCAGCGGCACCTATGTGCGCAGCATCGGTCGCGATCTGGCGGCGCTCCTCGGAACGGCGGCGGTAATGTCGGCGCTCGTGCGGACGGCGGTCGGGCCGTTCCGCGTCGCCGACGCGATGAATCCGCGGGCGCCCGACCTCGAGCGTTTGCAGCAACACTTGCAGTCGCCATTGGCGGCAGTGCCTGACCTGTCGCTCCTGACGCTGACGGCGAGACAAGTCTTCGACGTGCAGCATGGCGGGTTGATCAAGGTCGATCTGCTACCGCCGGAATTGCAGGCGTACGTCGCCTGCGACGAGGGGCTGATTGCCGGCGTCGATGAAGGTGGCGAATTGATCACGCTTCTGAAAGAGGTTCGCCCAGGATTGCTGCGACCCTCCCCCAACTTTCTGCAGCCGGCATAG
- the rsmG gene encoding 16S rRNA (guanine(527)-N(7))-methyltransferase RsmG, translating into MSDADLPIADHPNLAAALAAHHIELEPAQIELLDRYRTALWRWNEQINLTRHTTFEKFVARDVLDSLELAKQLPQGRRVLDLGSGGGVPGIIIAICRPDLRVTLCDSVGKKAKVLQSLVDELGLSAEVFGVRVEELLDLRTFDVIVARAVAPLWKILFWLDAHWQAFDELLLIKGQSWVDERGEARHRGLLKKIDLRKIVDYVMPGDPPGQSVILRLTPKGSGDQDD; encoded by the coding sequence GTGTCAGACGCCGACCTGCCCATCGCCGACCATCCCAACCTCGCCGCCGCACTCGCTGCTCATCATATCGAGCTCGAACCCGCGCAGATCGAACTGCTCGATCGCTACCGCACGGCTCTCTGGCGCTGGAACGAGCAGATCAACCTCACGCGCCATACGACGTTCGAAAAATTCGTCGCCCGCGATGTGCTTGATAGCCTCGAACTCGCGAAGCAACTGCCGCAAGGGCGTCGCGTCCTCGATCTCGGCTCCGGCGGCGGCGTGCCTGGCATCATCATTGCCATCTGCCGTCCCGACCTACGCGTCACCCTCTGCGACTCGGTCGGCAAGAAGGCGAAGGTGCTGCAATCGCTGGTTGACGAACTTGGCCTCAGCGCCGAAGTCTTCGGCGTACGCGTCGAAGAACTGCTCGACCTGCGGACGTTCGACGTCATCGTCGCTCGCGCCGTGGCTCCGCTGTGGAAGATCCTGTTCTGGCTCGACGCGCATTGGCAAGCCTTCGACGAGTTGCTCCTTATCAAAGGGCAAAGCTGGGTCGATGAACGAGGCGAAGCGCGCCATCGCGGCCTGCTGAAAAAAATCGACCTTCGCAAAATTGTCGACTACGTGATGCCCGGCGATCCTCCGGGGCAAAGCGTCATTCTCCGCCTCACCCCTAAGGGGTCGGGCGACCAAGACGACTAG
- a CDS encoding homoserine dehydrogenase: MEKTKVAIIGLGTVGSGVARLLLDHGDRTARHAGRVLWLEKGVVRDLKKGRDCDLPAGVLTDNVDDVINDPTIKVVAHLVGGLEPARTIMLKLLESGKDVVTANKALLAEHGPELFDRARELGRSIAFEASVAGGIPIIANISTCLSANQIVSLHGILNGTSNFILSKMSDEGAPYATVLAEAQRLGYAEADPTMDVDGSDAAQKLAILAQLAFGARVDWKDIPRVGIDKLDVADVRYAKQLGYQIKLLATADLVDDYLELDVSPALVRSGSPLAEVSGPFNAIRLKGDAVGPLFYFGQGAGQMPTASAVVADMIDTAVGRTAITFNTLELWSNRQARVTTAPNDAAKAKFYLRVMVKDTPGVLAQVATVLGKHDISIASVLQHEPSLMEGIVPLIIMTHEASEGDAARACEEIDKLASVRGETVRMWVRG, from the coding sequence ATGGAAAAAACCAAAGTCGCCATTATTGGTCTCGGCACCGTCGGTAGCGGCGTGGCGCGTTTGCTGCTCGACCATGGCGATCGCACGGCCCGGCATGCGGGACGGGTGTTGTGGCTGGAGAAGGGAGTGGTTCGCGACCTGAAGAAGGGCCGCGATTGCGATCTGCCAGCCGGCGTGCTGACCGACAACGTCGACGACGTGATCAACGATCCGACGATCAAGGTCGTTGCCCACTTGGTCGGCGGTTTGGAGCCGGCCCGTACGATCATGCTGAAGCTGCTGGAAAGCGGCAAAGACGTCGTCACGGCGAACAAAGCGCTGCTGGCCGAGCACGGGCCCGAGTTGTTCGACCGTGCCCGGGAGTTGGGCCGCTCAATCGCGTTTGAGGCGTCGGTGGCCGGCGGCATTCCGATCATCGCCAATATCAGCACCTGCCTGTCGGCGAACCAGATCGTTTCGCTGCACGGCATTCTCAACGGGACGAGCAACTTCATCCTCTCGAAGATGAGCGACGAAGGCGCCCCCTACGCCACGGTGCTCGCCGAGGCCCAGCGGCTCGGGTACGCCGAGGCCGATCCGACCATGGACGTCGACGGCAGCGACGCGGCCCAGAAGTTGGCGATCCTCGCGCAACTTGCCTTCGGCGCCCGCGTCGATTGGAAGGATATTCCCCGAGTCGGCATCGATAAGCTCGATGTGGCCGACGTGCGCTATGCGAAGCAGCTCGGCTACCAGATCAAGCTGCTCGCCACCGCCGACTTGGTGGACGACTACCTGGAACTCGACGTTTCACCGGCGTTGGTCCGTTCAGGCAGCCCGTTGGCGGAAGTGAGCGGCCCCTTCAATGCGATTCGCTTGAAGGGCGACGCGGTCGGCCCGCTGTTTTACTTCGGCCAAGGCGCCGGGCAGATGCCGACCGCCTCGGCGGTGGTGGCCGACATGATCGACACGGCCGTCGGTCGCACGGCGATCACGTTCAATACGCTGGAACTCTGGTCGAACCGTCAGGCGCGCGTGACCACGGCGCCGAACGACGCCGCGAAGGCGAAGTTCTACCTGCGGGTGATGGTGAAAGACACGCCGGGCGTGCTGGCCCAAGTGGCGACGGTGCTCGGCAAGCATGACATTTCGATCGCTTCGGTGCTGCAACATGAACCGTCGCTGATGGAAGGCATCGTGCCGCTGATCATCATGACGCACGAAGCGAGCGAAGGCGACGCCGCCCGCGCTTGCGAAGAGATCGACAAGCTGGCAAGCGTCCGCGGCGAGACGGTTCGCATGTGGGTGCGTGGATAA
- a CDS encoding aspartate kinase codes for MSLIVQKFGGTSVANSEKIMAAARKAIRAQQQGHQVVMVVSAMGKQTDVLVDLARQITEQPPAREMDMLLSTGEQVSVALMAMAIHALGGQAVSLTGGQIGIKTDSSHTKARIQSISADRMKKHLDDGHIVIAAGFQGVDEDYNITTLGRGGSDTTAVALAAVLRADSCEIYTDVDGVFTTDPRIVPSARKMERVSHDEMLELASLGAGVMHSRSIEFGKKFDVPIHVRNSASFSDEPGSIIGSLPESSDRAVSGCALTKNEARISLTGVPDKPGTMHRIFSRLATVNIAVDMIVQNIGAGGVADIAFTVLESDLPVALKTVGEAARELGGEVSHDANLSKVSVVGLGMATQTGVADRMFRALADARVNIQAISTSQIKISALVERSQGMEALRAVHDEFELEKPPQSRASFGEGATKVERPSPVDVVSRLQRMEDLTIDDIRLDQTQGRITISQLPDSPGIAAEIFEAVAAESLLVDMIVQGAGRDGQANLSFTVPRDAVLQAVGIAMEAADRLGCGPVSSDATIAILSVFGVGIRTHVGVGARMFKALSEAGINVEMINTSEVRVNVVVGADKGEAGLKALRTAFADVMG; via the coding sequence ATGTCGCTCATCGTGCAGAAGTTCGGCGGCACCTCGGTCGCCAATAGCGAAAAGATCATGGCTGCCGCCCGCAAGGCGATTCGCGCGCAGCAGCAGGGGCATCAGGTCGTCATGGTGGTGAGCGCCATGGGCAAGCAGACCGACGTGCTCGTCGACCTCGCTCGCCAGATTACTGAGCAGCCGCCGGCGCGTGAGATGGACATGCTCCTCTCCACCGGCGAGCAAGTGAGCGTCGCGCTGATGGCGATGGCGATTCACGCCCTCGGCGGGCAAGCGGTCAGCCTCACCGGCGGCCAGATCGGCATCAAGACCGACAGCTCGCACACGAAGGCCCGTATTCAGTCGATTTCCGCCGACCGGATGAAGAAGCATCTCGATGACGGCCACATCGTCATCGCGGCCGGCTTCCAAGGGGTCGACGAAGACTACAACATCACGACGCTCGGCCGCGGCGGCAGCGATACGACCGCCGTCGCCCTCGCCGCCGTGTTGCGGGCTGATTCGTGTGAAATCTACACCGACGTCGACGGCGTCTTCACCACCGACCCGCGGATCGTCCCCTCGGCCCGCAAGATGGAGCGGGTAAGTCACGACGAGATGCTGGAACTCGCCAGCCTCGGCGCCGGCGTCATGCACAGCCGCTCGATCGAGTTCGGCAAGAAGTTCGACGTGCCCATCCATGTGCGTAACAGTGCGAGCTTCAGCGACGAGCCGGGGTCGATCATCGGCAGCCTGCCGGAGAGCAGCGATCGCGCGGTGAGCGGTTGTGCGCTCACGAAGAACGAAGCCCGTATTTCGCTCACTGGCGTCCCCGATAAGCCGGGCACGATGCACCGCATTTTCTCGCGGCTGGCGACGGTGAACATCGCCGTCGACATGATCGTGCAGAACATTGGCGCCGGCGGCGTCGCGGATATCGCGTTCACCGTTCTCGAGTCCGACCTGCCTGTGGCGTTGAAGACCGTCGGCGAAGCGGCCCGCGAACTTGGCGGCGAGGTGTCGCACGACGCCAACCTGTCGAAGGTGTCGGTCGTCGGACTCGGCATGGCGACGCAAACCGGCGTCGCCGACCGGATGTTCCGCGCCTTGGCCGACGCTCGCGTGAACATTCAGGCGATCAGCACCAGCCAGATCAAGATCTCGGCGCTCGTCGAACGCTCGCAGGGAATGGAAGCGCTCCGTGCGGTGCACGACGAGTTCGAACTTGAAAAGCCGCCGCAATCGCGGGCCAGCTTCGGCGAAGGCGCGACCAAGGTCGAGCGTCCCAGCCCTGTCGACGTCGTCTCGCGGTTGCAGCGGATGGAAGATCTTACCATCGACGACATTCGGCTCGATCAGACGCAGGGCCGGATTACCATTTCGCAGCTGCCTGACTCGCCCGGCATTGCGGCCGAGATCTTCGAAGCGGTCGCCGCCGAGAGCCTGCTGGTTGACATGATCGTCCAAGGCGCCGGCCGCGACGGGCAGGCGAATCTTAGCTTCACCGTGCCGCGCGACGCGGTGCTGCAAGCCGTCGGCATCGCGATGGAAGCGGCCGACCGCCTCGGTTGCGGTCCGGTGAGCAGCGACGCGACGATCGCCATCTTGAGCGTCTTCGGCGTTGGCATTCGGACGCACGTCGGCGTCGGGGCGCGGATGTTCAAGGCGCTGAGCGAGGCGGGGATCAACGTCGAGATGATCAACACCAGCGAAGTGCGGGTGAACGTCGTCGTCGGCGCCGACAAGGGCGAAGCGGGGTTGAAGGCCCTGCGGACGGCGTTCGCGGACGTGATGGGGTAA
- a CDS encoding cofactor-independent phosphoglycerate mutase → MKYAIIIPDGAADEPQESLGGKTPLEAAHTPAMDALVAAGVIARACHTPKVLPAGSEVGNMSLLGYDPLKNFTGRAPIEAAAQGIELGAEDWAVRCNLVTVEDQTMRDFTADHIGTDEATKLLATMQEYVTADTELSQVLHFVPGVSYRNLMIWRGVSKPAPFSMETRATPPHDLTDKSITEDFPRGPGSDVLVSLMEKSVELFKDHPVNVVRQGYGKLPATNVWLWGLGRAPSLQRFDLAHGVHGAMITAVDLLRGLATLVGWKRIEVEGATGYTDTDYAAKGRAAIEALNDVDLICVHIEAPDEASHEGDVQGKIKAIEEIDRHVVAPLVEALKARGDWRMMISPDHPTFVRTKTHTHGNVPVAMAGTGIKPDEFTSYGDTNAAKSSLAFDEGWRTMEWFIKKNV, encoded by the coding sequence ATGAAATACGCAATCATTATCCCCGACGGCGCCGCCGATGAACCGCAGGAATCGCTTGGCGGGAAGACTCCGCTGGAAGCGGCCCACACTCCGGCGATGGATGCGCTCGTCGCCGCCGGCGTGATCGCTCGAGCCTGCCACACGCCGAAGGTGCTGCCGGCCGGGTCGGAAGTCGGCAACATGAGCCTCTTGGGCTACGACCCGCTGAAGAACTTCACGGGCCGGGCGCCAATCGAAGCGGCTGCGCAGGGGATCGAACTCGGCGCCGAGGATTGGGCGGTTCGCTGCAATCTGGTCACGGTGGAAGACCAGACGATGCGCGACTTCACGGCCGACCATATCGGCACCGACGAAGCGACGAAGCTGCTGGCGACGATGCAGGAATACGTCACAGCCGACACTGAGTTGAGCCAAGTGCTGCATTTCGTCCCTGGCGTCAGCTATCGCAACCTGATGATCTGGCGCGGCGTCAGCAAACCGGCGCCGTTCAGCATGGAGACGCGGGCGACGCCGCCGCACGATCTCACCGACAAGTCGATCACCGAGGACTTTCCGCGCGGCCCCGGCAGCGACGTGCTCGTCTCGCTGATGGAAAAGTCGGTCGAGCTATTCAAGGATCATCCGGTGAACGTCGTTCGCCAGGGCTATGGAAAGCTGCCGGCGACGAACGTTTGGCTGTGGGGCCTTGGCCGGGCGCCGTCGCTGCAGCGGTTCGACCTCGCTCATGGCGTCCATGGGGCGATGATCACTGCCGTCGACCTGCTCCGTGGCTTGGCGACGCTCGTTGGCTGGAAGCGAATCGAGGTCGAAGGCGCCACCGGCTACACCGACACCGACTATGCGGCGAAGGGCAGAGCGGCGATCGAGGCGCTCAACGACGTCGACCTCATTTGCGTGCACATTGAAGCTCCTGACGAGGCTTCCCACGAAGGCGACGTACAAGGAAAGATCAAGGCGATCGAAGAGATCGACCGCCATGTGGTCGCTCCGCTGGTTGAGGCGCTGAAGGCTCGCGGCGACTGGCGGATGATGATCTCGCCCGATCACCCGACGTTCGTGCGGACGAAGACCCACACGCACGGCAACGTCCCCGTCGCGATGGCTGGTACGGGCATCAAGCCGGACGAGTTCACCAGCTACGGCGATACGAACGCCGCGAAGTCATCGCTCGCCTTCGACGAAGGCTGGCGGACGATGGAATGGTTTATCAAGAAAAACGTTTGA
- a CDS encoding bifunctional nuclease family protein codes for MPVAMELSRIIISEINNEQVIYLKEIDGARTFPILIGLFEANSIDRHVKRQESPRPLTHDLLVSAVEQLGGQFQDVVINELKDHIYYAVLRVRHEGELIEIDARPSDAIAVAVTCDPQLPIFVNEDVLHDVNGG; via the coding sequence ATGCCCGTCGCGATGGAGCTCTCTCGCATCATCATCAGCGAGATCAACAACGAGCAAGTCATCTACCTTAAGGAAATCGACGGCGCGCGAACCTTCCCGATCCTCATCGGGCTCTTCGAAGCCAACAGCATCGATCGACACGTCAAACGCCAGGAGTCCCCGCGGCCGCTGACGCACGATCTGCTGGTAAGCGCCGTCGAACAGCTCGGCGGCCAGTTCCAAGACGTCGTCATCAACGAACTAAAGGACCACATCTATTACGCGGTCCTGCGAGTGCGCCACGAAGGCGAGCTGATCGAGATCGACGCCCGCCCGAGTGACGCCATCGCCGTGGCCGTCACCTGCGATCCGCAGTTGCCGATCTTCGTGAACGAAGACGTCCTGCACGACGTAAACGGCGGGTGA
- a CDS encoding ELWxxDGT repeat protein, producing MGRKAWRTNESARLSTTRSQWAPCQLQLERLEDRLALAGMPEVIGDFHANLPMSGLNPTAMVEANGLAYFAAKSGTTTNALWKSDGTVAGTMLVRDLYSGNSIESLTNVGGRLFFVSDQTLWTSDGTAEGTQSLGVNLRTLTSGTSDAYLMTNVGGTLYFNGYDALHGSELWRSDGTVAGTSMVADLNPNQASGNPTEIVDVGGIAYFAASDAAGRGLWKTNGSLAGTSLVVGKTAGVNNVLNLTSSGQHVYFAAHSGAMYRLWRSGAEINGAELVVPASGMGAFTYTGGLTNVNGSIYFVGNETATLDEIWRIDGSSNEASLLKDIHANSPFALPLRRPGILTNVGGTLYFTAGDAAQQLWKSDGTEAGTVPIAQSGIIEDRRIIGVGDRLFYRSGTALWTSDGTAAGTISLGHRNPKLLTAVGSSVMFSSVGSSGAAELWQSDGTLTGTAEIGYRTLALPYYGPSLVTFHELGYFSKGNSLWRTDGTAAGTYSAFEINPGSTTQIRSLVEVGDALYIGAANGNDEYQLWKSDGTPAGTELVHSIHEVGAGLNASEFYNVDGTLVFVHAIAGPIVALPNYRLWSSDGTEAGTFVMRGLPNYRNYGGSQVLLQGKKLYLLLPSEAEQLWQTDGTQAGTMPVRQALGVPAGVQLGIPVQTGDSLVFPANDGVHGWEPWRKVGANLPYLLADINPGPSNGLSYSVSSFSVKFYVAGETFYFGANDGAHGSEPWRSDGTHAGTYMLRDVYPGSTSSSPTQFVPGEEVVYFRTFESDQRKGMWTSDGTLLGTRRVEPYGFSRLTGAERSFVFDGMLYFTATDVAHGLELWRSDGVSSMEFLGDLAVGDSFARGFTEIDGKLLFFATNDQTGIQLYAIRTEADGGDYDGNGIVDGGDFLSWQRQFGSTATPAGSGADGDEDGVVGAGDLDLWRANFGLKAPLPATNQSDEKFAAAASPALPSVNVETAAIIFADLEEVRPTESSAANATIGERAESIRGASSWADRNMRPLDVAPHIHQKDEDDRRSLWLKRNQIATTAAKRVALLNLAFADPARDVAPIRPPVKIVAAASFDDLDDRSSSAIALEETEFWRE from the coding sequence ATGGGACGTAAAGCATGGAGAACGAATGAGTCGGCACGACTCTCGACGACGCGGAGTCAGTGGGCTCCTTGCCAACTGCAACTTGAGCGGCTCGAAGATCGGTTGGCACTAGCTGGCATGCCGGAAGTCATCGGCGACTTCCACGCTAACCTGCCGATGAGCGGGTTGAATCCGACTGCCATGGTCGAAGCCAACGGTCTGGCTTACTTCGCAGCCAAATCCGGGACGACGACGAACGCGCTGTGGAAGAGCGATGGCACTGTCGCCGGGACGATGCTGGTGCGAGACCTCTACTCGGGGAACTCGATCGAGAGTTTGACGAACGTCGGCGGAAGACTTTTTTTCGTTAGCGATCAGACGCTGTGGACGAGTGATGGGACGGCGGAAGGAACGCAGTCGCTCGGCGTCAATTTGCGGACGCTGACTTCAGGCACCTCCGATGCCTACTTGATGACGAATGTTGGCGGGACGCTGTATTTCAACGGTTACGATGCCCTGCATGGGAGTGAACTTTGGAGAAGCGACGGCACCGTCGCAGGAACTTCCATGGTGGCGGATCTCAACCCCAACCAAGCGAGCGGAAACCCGACGGAGATCGTCGACGTCGGCGGCATTGCCTATTTTGCGGCTAGCGATGCAGCTGGGAGAGGTTTGTGGAAGACTAACGGCTCGCTTGCTGGCACGAGTTTGGTCGTCGGAAAGACGGCGGGCGTAAATAACGTTCTCAACCTGACAAGTTCCGGCCAGCACGTCTACTTCGCGGCTCACAGCGGGGCTATGTACCGACTATGGCGAAGCGGCGCCGAAATCAACGGGGCGGAGCTCGTCGTTCCAGCTAGCGGCATGGGAGCGTTTACTTACACCGGTGGCTTGACCAACGTTAACGGGTCAATCTACTTCGTCGGGAATGAAACCGCGACGCTCGATGAAATCTGGCGCATCGACGGCTCGTCGAACGAGGCAAGCCTGCTGAAAGATATCCATGCCAATTCGCCGTTCGCGCTCCCCCTGCGTCGACCGGGAATCCTCACGAACGTGGGAGGAACGCTCTATTTTACTGCCGGTGACGCCGCTCAGCAGCTTTGGAAGTCAGACGGCACTGAGGCCGGAACCGTGCCGATTGCTCAGTCGGGCATCATCGAGGACAGGCGAATCATTGGCGTTGGCGATCGTCTATTCTACCGAAGCGGTACGGCGCTCTGGACGAGCGATGGTACGGCCGCGGGAACGATCTCGTTAGGGCACCGCAACCCAAAGCTTTTGACGGCGGTAGGTTCCAGCGTGATGTTTAGCAGCGTCGGAAGCTCCGGCGCTGCTGAACTATGGCAATCCGATGGGACGCTCACTGGCACCGCGGAAATCGGTTACAGAACGCTCGCTCTACCTTACTACGGGCCGTCGCTAGTGACTTTTCACGAGCTTGGCTACTTCAGCAAGGGAAACTCGCTATGGCGAACCGACGGTACAGCTGCGGGTACCTATTCTGCGTTCGAGATCAATCCAGGCTCGACGACCCAAATCCGGAGCCTTGTCGAAGTTGGCGATGCGCTCTACATCGGAGCTGCCAACGGTAATGACGAGTACCAACTTTGGAAGAGCGATGGCACGCCCGCGGGGACAGAGCTAGTCCACTCGATTCATGAGGTCGGCGCAGGGTTGAATGCCTCCGAATTCTATAATGTCGACGGGACGCTCGTATTCGTTCATGCCATCGCAGGGCCGATCGTCGCGCTGCCGAACTATCGGCTATGGAGCAGTGACGGAACCGAGGCAGGGACGTTCGTCATGCGAGGGCTACCGAACTACCGAAATTACGGAGGTTCGCAAGTTCTGCTTCAGGGTAAGAAGTTGTACTTATTGTTGCCGAGCGAAGCCGAACAGCTGTGGCAGACCGACGGAACCCAAGCGGGGACGATGCCGGTCAGACAGGCGTTGGGAGTGCCTGCAGGGGTGCAGCTAGGCATTCCAGTGCAAACTGGCGATTCGCTGGTGTTTCCCGCGAATGACGGCGTGCATGGCTGGGAGCCCTGGAGAAAAGTCGGCGCGAACTTGCCGTACCTGTTGGCGGATATCAATCCTGGTCCCTCTAACGGCCTTTCGTACTCCGTCTCTTCTTTTAGCGTCAAGTTTTATGTCGCCGGTGAAACATTTTATTTCGGCGCCAACGACGGCGCTCACGGAAGTGAGCCATGGCGAAGTGATGGGACGCACGCAGGAACCTACATGCTGCGAGACGTTTATCCTGGAAGCACTAGTTCGTCTCCGACGCAGTTTGTGCCTGGGGAAGAAGTGGTCTACTTCCGCACATTTGAAAGTGATCAACGGAAGGGAATGTGGACTTCCGACGGTACGCTCTTGGGCACGAGACGTGTCGAGCCATATGGTTTTTCTCGGCTCACTGGTGCCGAGCGAAGCTTCGTTTTCGACGGAATGCTCTATTTCACTGCGACCGACGTTGCACACGGTCTCGAGTTGTGGCGCAGCGATGGCGTCTCGTCGATGGAGTTCCTCGGCGACTTGGCCGTAGGCGACTCATTTGCCCGTGGATTCACAGAAATTGACGGCAAGCTGCTGTTTTTCGCAACTAACGATCAAACGGGCATTCAGTTGTACGCTATTCGCACGGAAGCCGACGGCGGCGACTACGACGGCAATGGCATCGTCGACGGCGGCGATTTTCTGAGTTGGCAACGGCAGTTTGGTTCGACAGCGACGCCCGCTGGGAGCGGCGCCGACGGCGATGAAGACGGCGTCGTCGGCGCGGGAGATCTCGACCTGTGGCGTGCGAACTTCGGACTGAAAGCGCCGTTGCCTGCAACGAATCAGTCTGACGAAAAATTCGCCGCAGCGGCGTCACCCGCGCTGCCTAGCGTTAACGTCGAAACTGCTGCGATTATTTTCGCAGATCTTGAAGAAGTCCGGCCGACGGAGTCCTCGGCAGCGAACGCTACGATTGGCGAGCGAGCTGAATCAATTCGCGGAGCAAGTTCGTGGGCTGATCGCAACATGCGTCCGCTCGATGTGGCGCCGCACATCCATCAAAAGGATGAGGACGATCGGCGGTCACTGTGGTTGAAACGGAACCAAATCGCCACGACGGCGGCGAAGCGCGTCGCGCTGCTAAACCTCGCCTTTGCAGACCCTGCGCGAGACGTGGCTCCTATAAGACCGCCCGTTAAGATTGTGGCAGCGGCGAGCTTCGATGATCTCGACGATCGTTCGTCTAGCGCGATTGCGCTGGAAGAGACGGAGTTTTGGCGAGAGTAA